The Stigmatella ashevillena genomic sequence CCACCCTGTCCGCACTGCTCAAGCAGGGGGACCATGTCCTGATCGTCGATACGGTGACGTACACGACGCGCTGGTACATCGACCAATGCCTCGCTCCCTCCGGTGTCACCGTCACGTACTACCCGCCGGAGGTCACCGACATCGGGCCGTACTTGCGGCCCAACACGCGCGTGGTGTTCATGGAGTCCCCTGGTTCGCTGACCTTCGAGGTCCAGGATGTGCCCGCCATCTGCCGGACGGCCCGGCACCACAAGGCCGTGACGGTGCTCGACAACACCTGGGCGGCCTCCCACTGCTTCGAGCCTTTTTCCCATGGCGCCGACATCTCGGTGCTCTCCCTGACCAAGTATCACGCGGCCCCGGCCGGCGTTTCGCTGGGAGCCGTGGTCACCCGGGATGAGGGGCTGCACGGGACGATCAAGAATCAGGCGGCCCTGCTGGGGCTTCATGTCTGCCCAGAGGCATGCTCGCGGGCAGCGCTCGCGCTGGCAACGCTCGAACTCCGGCTCCGCCATCAAGAGAAGACGGTACGGCACGTCCTGGAGGGGCTGGCCGGGCACCCCGCGCTTCATGCGCTGTTCCATCCCTCGTTGCCCGATGCCCTGGGCCATGAGCAGTGGCGGCGGGACTTCACTGGCACCAACAGCCTGCTGTCGCTCTCCTTTCAGGGACTCGACCGGGCCACGGTGCTCGCACGGGTCGATCGCTTTCGCGTCATTCGGATCGGGTATGGGTGGGGTGGAAACCTCAGCCTGGTGACGGTCTTCGAGGCCAACGAATGGCGGACCGTCTCGCGCACCCAGGCCCGTGGGACATGCCTGCGCATCTATCTCGGCCTGGAGGAACCCGCGGAACTCCTGGCGGACCTACGCCAAGCGCTCGAAGGGCCCACGCGCGATGCCCCCAGAACACACCCCTGAGCCGCAACGCCCTTCAAGCCTCTGGCCCCTCCTCTCGTTGGGACTGCTGGCAGCGGTCTTTTTCAGCCTGACGTTCGTGCTCAACCGGTCCATGAGTCTGGCCGGAGGGCACTGGGTCTGGAGCGCCAGCCTGCGCTACGCCGCGATGCTCCTGCTGCTCAGCGGCTATGTCTTCCTGCGGCGCGGTGGAGCATGGATGGCGGCCACCCTGCGCCTCTTCTTCCAGCGCCCAGGCTTCTGGCTCGTGGCGGGCAGCGTCGGATGTGGCGTCTTCTATGGCAGCGTCTGTTTCGCGGCGGGCCATGCACCGGGCTGGGTCATTGCCGTCACGTGGCAATCCACCTTGCTGGCTTCCCCTCTCGTGCTCCGGGCCTTTGGGCTGCGCGTTCCCTGGAGGGGAATGCTCTTCATCGCACTCGTCATGGCGGGCATCGTCCTCGTCAATCTGCAATCCTGGCGAGGAGGCATGTCGATGCAAGAGGTGCTGCTCGGGGTGCTGCCGGTCTTCGTCGCGGCCTTTGCCTACCCGATTGGAAACCAGATGCTGAATGCGGCTCGCAATGGCACGAGTTCCCGCATCGCGCCCATCACATCGCCTGTCCTGGGAGATGCAGCCTCTTGTGTGTTGTTGCTGGTGCTCGGCTCGGTTCCGTTCTGGGTGGGATTGCTCGCCGTGGTGCGCCCTCCAGCACCCACCTCTTCGCAAGTGCTCCAAACGCTCGTGGTGGCCCTGAGTTCCGGAGTCATCGCCACCACGCTGTTCCTGCGTGCACGCAATGCGGCCCAGGATGCCTACAGCATCGCTGCCGTCGACGCGACGCAAGCGGGCGAAGTCATCTTCGCCCTCGCCGGTGAAGTCCTCCTGCTGGGCATGCCGCTGCCTGCCAGTGAAGCGCTCGTCGGGGTTTTCCTCGTCACTGGAGGAATCATCGGCTTCGCCGTCGGAACCCCCACGAAAAAGGACGAGCCCCTGCGTCCACGAAGGACCCGAAACCCGTGACGTGAGCAGGCTCTCGCGAGCGCAACAGGACATGCAGGAGAAACCTCCTCCTACTCAGTCGAGGAAACGGCGTTCCCAGCTTCGCTGCTCCTGGTAGAGCCAGGGTTCCAGCACCCGTGCCAATTCGCGATAAGCAGGCAGCACCCGCCCCGTTTCGGTATCGCCTGCCTCAGGCCACTCACCCAGCGTGACAACAGCCCGCTCCCCCTCCACTTCCTGCACGTCGACGCCTGGCGTGCGGAGACGGGTTCTCAGGGCTGCCGCTCCACCCAGTGCGCCCAGCACTGGCTGGCCCAGAAACGTCAGCCAGTGCACGCCCCAGAGACGCGTGCCCAGCCTCCACCCAATGGACTCATCAGGGACGTCGATGCCTGGGTAGCGAGAGCACTGCTTGATGACTTCTCTTTTGACGCCTACCAGATCGAGCCCCCCCGTTGAATGACAAGCCCACGTGCCCGGAGCAGAACGGCAGGGAGCCCGCCATGTCCAGTGCCAGCTCACGAACGCGCGCCGGACCCTGCTCTTCGAGGAACTCTGTTGGCAACCAGCCACTCACCTCACTGACCGCGACCGGACTTGGAGCCCCAGAGAGATCGACAAGCTGCCGCCCGTGATACTCGAAGCGATACCGGTACTCTGCGGCACCTGCGTCAAAGAGACGGACGACGGCCCAGTCGTCGGCACGCATCTCTTGATGGATCAACTCCCAGCCTGATGCGTCGAGACTCTGAAACTCTCCTTCCGGGTCCACATAGCGTCCCAACGCAGACCCGCCTACGGCTCGCAGGTAGGCCTCCAACGCGCGCATCACCCCCGGTGCCACCGCCCTGTGAGAGTGCTGCATGTAAAAAGAGAAGCGGAGCCCCTCACGTGCCACCCATGGACCGCTTGCCGCATGGATCCGGATTCTTGGACAGTGCTCGCTCAAGGAGCTGCCTTCAGCGGAGTTGGACGCATCTGCAGCATGAGTGTACTTCCCCTACCAACCCTGTTGCATGAAACACAAGAAAGACATGAAACGTTGAATTTCATGCCGTTGGGCGGACGATGTCACCGCTGCCGCGGCGGAAGCCGCGGCGGGCAGAGACTGATCCCTAGATTTTGCGCAGGGCGTCCAGAAGGCTGGTGGCCTGGGCGTGAAGGGGGTGCTCCGGCGCCAGCCCTTGCACCACCTGTTGCGCCAGGGCGAGCGCCTCCGGAATGCGCTGCGCCTTGACGTAAGCCAGGACCAGGTTGAGCGACGTCTCGGGCATGGCAGGCTCGAGCCGCCGCGCCGTCTCCAGCAACTCGATGGCGCGGGGCTCATGCCGGTGGCCCTCCTTCAACAAGGACACGCCCAGGCGGGTGTAGGGCTCCCAGTGGTCCGGCGCGAACACGATCGCCTCCTCGTAGGCGCGGAAGACGCCGGGCATGTCCGGAGGCTGGAGGTCCTCGCACGCCTCGGCCTCCAAGAGCTTGAGGGGCAGGGAGCGCGTCCCCTGCTCCCAGCCCTCCCTCAGGAGCGTCAGGGCTTCACGGCCACGCTTGCGATTCAGGAGCATCGAGGCCTGGTGGAACAGGGCCACCTCCGGCGCCGCGCCAACCTCCCCGGAGGGCTCCTGGCTGGCGCGCAGCGCCTCGCGCAGCAGTTGAGACGGGGGCACCTGCTTCAGCCCCG encodes the following:
- a CDS encoding trans-sulfuration enzyme family protein; the encoded protein is MTHKAHRAAQAGLFPVGNVEIPVLPTIHATTVLFPDTRALAPLDRDSLSRSGGSPYDNFYYGGVGTPTTEAFSRTVAGLEGGTHAVLAPSGQSALVATLSALLKQGDHVLIVDTVTYTTRWYIDQCLAPSGVTVTYYPPEVTDIGPYLRPNTRVVFMESPGSLTFEVQDVPAICRTARHHKAVTVLDNTWAASHCFEPFSHGADISVLSLTKYHAAPAGVSLGAVVTRDEGLHGTIKNQAALLGLHVCPEACSRAALALATLELRLRHQEKTVRHVLEGLAGHPALHALFHPSLPDALGHEQWRRDFTGTNSLLSLSFQGLDRATVLARVDRFRVIRIGYGWGGNLSLVTVFEANEWRTVSRTQARGTCLRIYLGLEEPAELLADLRQALEGPTRDAPRTHP
- a CDS encoding type VI immunity family protein — its product is MQHSHRAVAPGVMRALEAYLRAVGGSALGRYVDPEGEFQSLDASGWELIHQEMRADDWAVVRLFDAGAAEYRYRFEYHGRQLVDLSGAPSPVAVSEVSGWLPTEFLEEQGPARVRELALDMAGSLPFCSGHVGLSFNGGARSGRRQKRSHQAVLSLPRHRRP
- a CDS encoding type VI immunity family protein, encoding MVGVKREVIKQCSRYPGIDVPDESIGWRLGTRLWGVHWLTFLGQPVLGALGGAAALRTRLRTPGVDVQEVEGERAVVTLGEWPEAGDTETGRVLPAYRELARVLEPWLYQEQRSWERRFLD
- a CDS encoding DMT family transporter gives rise to the protein MPPEHTPEPQRPSSLWPLLSLGLLAAVFFSLTFVLNRSMSLAGGHWVWSASLRYAAMLLLLSGYVFLRRGGAWMAATLRLFFQRPGFWLVAGSVGCGVFYGSVCFAAGHAPGWVIAVTWQSTLLASPLVLRAFGLRVPWRGMLFIALVMAGIVLVNLQSWRGGMSMQEVLLGVLPVFVAAFAYPIGNQMLNAARNGTSSRIAPITSPVLGDAASCVLLLVLGSVPFWVGLLAVVRPPAPTSSQVLQTLVVALSSGVIATTLFLRARNAAQDAYSIAAVDATQAGEVIFALAGEVLLLGMPLPASEALVGVFLVTGGIIGFAVGTPTKKDEPLRPRRTRNP